The Daucus carota subsp. sativus chromosome 7, DH1 v3.0, whole genome shotgun sequence genome window below encodes:
- the LOC108192451 gene encoding pectinesterase, with translation MGANKITVIALSSIVLVAVVVAVAVSVNKGGGDGGGGGGGGGGGIATASKSVKAMCQPCDYKETCAESLSGANSTDPKELMKVGFETGVKHLKEVIDNSATLKNAEKDPRTSDAYGLCKDLLETAIDDLHRSFDKVSKFEVAKMDAYIADLKTWLTGVGTYQESCIDAFQNTSGDAGEKMKKLLKTSSEISSNALAMVSEATSMISQLDIPGLTHKERRLLSTEYPDWVDHPQRRLLQANPKPNAVVAQDGSGQFKTVNEALKTVPLKNTAPFIIQIKAGVYKEYVDVPRHVDNVVFIGEGATQTKITGNKNFIDGVNTYKTATVAVNGDGFIAKDIGFENSAGANKHQAVALRVSADRTIFYRCQLDGYQDTLYTHTYRQFYRECTITGTIDFIFGDAAAVFQSCTMKVRKPMDNQGCMVTAQGRKEKRGTGGIILQNCTISAEPDVMSMNPAPKQYLGRPWKEFSRTIIMQSFIDKNIVPEGWSPWTGNFGQDTCFYAEFQNRGPGSDTSQRVKWKGIQAIKDQDAETFTASKFIQGDTWVKTSDVPYDPAMMKV, from the exons ATGGGAGCGAATAAAATCACTGTGATCGCCTTGTCTTCTATTGTCCTGGTGGCAGTGGTAGTGGCAGTGGCAGTCAGTGTAAATAAAGGTGGCGGtgacggaggtggtggtggaggtggcGGAGGTGGTGGAATTGCGACTGCCAGCAAATCTGTTAAGGCCATGTGTCAACCTTGTGATTACAAAGAAACTTGTGCAGAGAGTCTTTCTGGTGCCAACTCAACAGACCCTAAAGAACTCATGAAAGTTGGTTTTGAGACGGGTGTGAAGCACCTCAAGGAGGTGATTGACAACTCTGCAACCCTCAAAAATGCTGAGAAAGATCCACGTACTTCAGATGCTTATGGCCTCTGTAAAGATCTTTTAGAAACTGCCATTGATGATCTGCATAGATCTTTTGATAAAGTATCTAAGTTCGAAGTGGCCAAGATGGATGCCTATATTGCTGACTTGAAAACATGGCTTACTGGAGTGGGAACTTATCAAGAATCTTGTATAGACGCGTTCCAGAACACTTCAGGAGATGCAGGCGAAAAGATGAAGAAACTTTTGAAAACCTCTTCTGAGATTTCTAGCAATGCACTAGCCATGGTTTCTGAGGCGACATCAATGATTTCTCAGTTGGACATCCCGGGACTGACTCACAAAGAGAGGAGATTGCTTTCCACGGAGTATCCTGACTGGGTTGATCATCCTCAGAGGAGACTGCTTCAGGCGAATCCTAAGCCTAATGCTGTCGTTGCACAGGACGGGTCAGGCCAGTTCAAGACTGTCAATGAAGCCCTCAAAACAGTCCCTCTGAAGAACACAGCTCCCTTTATCATTCAAATTAAGGCTGGTGTTTATAAAGAGTATGTCGATGTCCCGAGGCATGTAGACAATGTCGTCTTCATAGGTGAGGGCGCCACCCAAACCAAGATCACCGGGAACAAGAACTTCATTGACGGAGTCAATACCTACAAAACTGCAACCGTTG CCGTGAATGGTGACGGATTCATAGCCAAGGACATCGGATTCGAGAACTCAGCAGGAGCCAACAAGCACCAAGCAGTGGCACTTCGTGTATCAGCCGATAGAACCATCTTCTACAGATGTCAACTAGACGGTTACCAAGACACACTCTACACACACACCTACCGTCAATTCTACCGCGAATGCACAATCACAGGCACAATCGACTTCATCTTTGGCGACGCAGCCGCAGTTTTCCAGAGCTGCACAATGAAGGTGAGAAAGCCAATGGACAATCAGGGCTGCATGGTAACAGCCCAAGGCCGCAAAGAGAAGCGTGGCACTGGTGGCATCATTCTCCAAAACTGCACTATTTCCGCGGAGCCAGACGTGATGTCGATGAACCCTGCACCGAAGCAGTACCTAGGAAGGCCTTGGAAAGAATTTTCAAGAACAATTATTATGCAGTCATTCATCGATAAAAACATAGTCCCTGAAGGATGGTCACCTTGGACTGGGAATTTCGGACAGGACACATGTTTCTACGCGGAGTTTCAGAACAGAGGACCAGGATCAGACACATCTCAACGAGTCAAGTGGAAGGGTATACAAGCTATCAAAGATCAAGATGCTGAGACCTTTACTGCAAGTAAATTTATTCAAGGTGACACATGGGTTAAAACTAGTGATGTTCCTTATGATCCTGCAATGATGAAggtgtaa
- the LOC108192261 gene encoding probable acyl-CoA dehydrogenase IBR3 isoform X2: MVPLTSASVDDLNVDVLVNYCSQHVHGFPQAPTHLTISQFGHGQSNPTYLLEASLGGSSVKRYVLRKKPAGKLLQSAHAVEREFQVLNALGAYTLVPVPKVFCLCTNSAVIGTPFYIMEYLEGRIFIDPTLPGLAPIRKRAIYSATAKALASLHSADVDAIGLGKYGRRDNYCKRQVDRWAKQYLASTGEGKSPRNPKMLELVNWLQQHIPSEDSASRKASLVHGDFRIDNLVFHPIEDKVIGILDWELSTLGNQMCDVAYSTLGKPWPLAEWKFYVAFSLFRGASIHAGLHSRWIMGNASGGKRAQNSGLKADAIIEAAWSYIERKSVLPQHPASDRSAQGQLEHFNAGSINQKTSTGGRFVPNYKIVELRDRLIQFMEDYIYPMEKEFYKLSNTSMRWTVHPEEEKLKEIAKQQGLWNLWLPLDSASRARKVLFDGSNDDKVFDQLLGAGLSNLEYGYLCEIMGRSVWAPQVFNCGAPDTGNMEVLLRYGNKEQMQEWLIPLLEGKIRSGFAMTEPQVASSDATNIECSIERQGDSYIVNGKKWWTSGAMDPRCKILIVMGKTDFNAPKHKQQTMILVDIRSPGVQVIRPLTVLGFDDAPHGHAEVYFENVCVPAKNVLLAEGGGFEIAQGRLGPGRLHHCMRLIGAAERSVELMVLRAHQRKAFGKFIAQHGSFQSDLAKCRVELEKTRLLVLEAADQLDRVGNKKARGILAMAKVAAPNMALMVIDMAMQVHGAAGLSGDTVLSHLYATARTLRIADGPDEVHLGTIAKLELQRAAKL; this comes from the exons ATGGTACCACTAACTAGTGCTTCTGTTGATGACTTGAACGTCGACGTTTTGGTCAACTACTGCTCTCAGCATGTCCATGGCTTCCCTCAGGCTCCGACCCACCTCACCATTTCTCAG TTTGGGCATGGGCAATCCAATCCGACCTATTTGTTGGAAGCAAGTTTGGGAGGATCTTCTGTGAAGCGGTATGTTTTGAGAAAGAAACCTGCTGGGAAGTTACTACAGTCTGCTCATGCTGTAGAAAGAGAGTTTCAG GTTTTGAATGCATTAGGTGCTTATACACTTGTTCCGGTTCCTAAGGTTTTCTGTCTGTGCACTAATTCAGCAGTGATCGGAACTCCATTTTACATTATGGAGTACTTGGAAGGACGCATATTTATAGATCCTACACTACCT GGACTAGCTCCTATCAGAAAAAGGGCAATATATAGTGCTACAGCAAAAGCATTGGCTTCTCTTCATTCTGCTGATGTTGATGCCATTGGTCTGGGGAAGTATGGGCGTCGAGACAACTATTGCAAGCGTCAG GTTGATAGATGGGCAAAGCAATATCTTGCCTCAACTGGGGAGGGCAAGTCTCCAAGAAACCCAAAAATGTTAGAGCTGGTTAACTGGTTGCAGCAGCACATTCCTTCTGAAGATTCAGCCAGCAGAAAAGCAAGTCTAGTCCATGGTGACTTCCGAATTGATAATCTTGTATTTCATCCCATTGAG GATAAAGTGATTGGCATTCTTGACTGGGAGTTGTCCACTCTCGGAAACCAAATGTGTGATGTTGCATACAGCACCTTG GGAAAACCATGGCCTCTTGCTGAGTGGAAATTTTATGTTGCCTTTTCATTGTTCCGGGGGGCATCAATTCATGCAGGGCTGCATAGCAGATGGATCATG GGTAATGCTTCAGGTGGTAAGCGTGCTCAAAATTCAGGATTAAAAGCTGATGCTATTATAGAAGCAGCATGGTCTTATATTGAAAGGAAATCTGTTCTTCCACAGCACCCTGCATCTG ATAGATCTGCACAAGGTCAATTGGAGCATTTTAACGCTGGAAGTATAAATCAAAAGACATCAACTGGAGGCAGATTTGTTCCTAATTATAAGATTGTTGAGCTCAGAGATAGATTGATACAATTCATGGAGGATTATATATATCCAATGGAAAAAGAATTCTATAAACTTTCCAACACTTCCATGCGTTGGACTGTTCACCCGGAGGAGGAGAAGTTGAAGGAGATTGCTAAGCAACAAGGATTGTGGAACTTATGGTTACCT TTAGATAGTGCTTCTAGGGCAAGAAAAGTACTTTTTGATGGGAGTAATGACGACAAGGTGTTTGATCAGTTGCTGGGTGCAGGCCTTTCAAATCTCGAGTATGGTTACCTTTGCGAAATCATGGGTCGTTCAGTTTGGGCTCCACAAGTGTTTAATTGTGGGGCACCTGACACTGGAAATATGGAG GTGCTACTACGCTATGGCAACAAAGAGCAAATGCAAGAATGGCTTATTCCACTGCTCGAGGGAAAGATTCGCTCTGGTTTCGCAATGACTGAACCTCAAGTTGCATCTTCTGATGCAACCAACATTGAGTGTTCAATCGAAAG GCAAGGAGACTCATATATCGTCAATGGGAAAAAATGGTGGACTAGTGGAGCCATGGATCCTAGGTGCAAAATCCTTATAGTAATG GGAAAAACCGATTTTAATGCTCCTAAACATAAGCAGCAAACCATGATATTAGTAGATATCAGGAGTCCTGGAGTACAAGTAATTAGACCCCTCACTGTATTGGGTTTTGATGACGCACCTCATGGGCATGCAGAAGTATACTTTGAGAATGTTTGTGTGCCAGCAAAGAATGTTTTACTAGCAGAGGGCGGTGGTTTTGAAATTGCTCAG GGTAGGTTGGGTCCGGGAAGGTTGCACCATTGCATGAGACTAATTGGAGCTGCTGAACGTAGTGTGGAACTGATGGTTCTAAGAGCTCATCAAAGAAAAGCATTTGGAAAATTTATTGCTCAACATGGGTCCTTCCAGTCTGATCTTGCCAAG TGTCGTGTAGAGCTTGAAAAAACCAGATTATTAGTTCTGGAAGCTGCTGACCAGCTTGATCGAGTTGGCAACAAAAAAGCTCGTGGGATTCTTGCGATGGCCAAG GTAGCAGCACCAAACATGGCTTTAATGGTAATCGACATGGCAATGCAAGTCCATGGCGCAGCTGGTCTATCTGGCGACACTGTTCTATCCCACCTCTATGCTACAGCGAGAACTTTGAGAATTGCAGATGGTCCCGATGAAGTTCACCTGGGTACTATTGCAAAATTAGAACTACAGAGAGCAGCTAAGCTTTAA
- the LOC108192261 gene encoding probable acyl-CoA dehydrogenase IBR3 isoform X1 codes for MVPLTSASVDDLNVDVLVNYCSQHVHGFPQAPTHLTISQFGHGQSNPTYLLEASLGGSSVKRYVLRKKPAGKLLQSAHAVEREFQVLNALGAYTLVPVPKVFCLCTNSAVIGTPFYIMEYLEGRIFIDPTLPGLAPIRKRAIYSATAKALASLHSADVDAIGLGKYGRRDNYCKRQVDRWAKQYLASTGEGKSPRNPKMLELVNWLQQHIPSEDSASRKASLVHGDFRIDNLVFHPIEDKVIGILDWELSTLGNQMCDVAYSTLHYLVDFDLDKVHQHKGIEATGIPQGIPLLSEYLADYCSASGKPWPLAEWKFYVAFSLFRGASIHAGLHSRWIMGNASGGKRAQNSGLKADAIIEAAWSYIERKSVLPQHPASDRSAQGQLEHFNAGSINQKTSTGGRFVPNYKIVELRDRLIQFMEDYIYPMEKEFYKLSNTSMRWTVHPEEEKLKEIAKQQGLWNLWLPLDSASRARKVLFDGSNDDKVFDQLLGAGLSNLEYGYLCEIMGRSVWAPQVFNCGAPDTGNMEVLLRYGNKEQMQEWLIPLLEGKIRSGFAMTEPQVASSDATNIECSIERQGDSYIVNGKKWWTSGAMDPRCKILIVMGKTDFNAPKHKQQTMILVDIRSPGVQVIRPLTVLGFDDAPHGHAEVYFENVCVPAKNVLLAEGGGFEIAQGRLGPGRLHHCMRLIGAAERSVELMVLRAHQRKAFGKFIAQHGSFQSDLAKCRVELEKTRLLVLEAADQLDRVGNKKARGILAMAKVAAPNMALMVIDMAMQVHGAAGLSGDTVLSHLYATARTLRIADGPDEVHLGTIAKLELQRAAKL; via the exons ATGGTACCACTAACTAGTGCTTCTGTTGATGACTTGAACGTCGACGTTTTGGTCAACTACTGCTCTCAGCATGTCCATGGCTTCCCTCAGGCTCCGACCCACCTCACCATTTCTCAG TTTGGGCATGGGCAATCCAATCCGACCTATTTGTTGGAAGCAAGTTTGGGAGGATCTTCTGTGAAGCGGTATGTTTTGAGAAAGAAACCTGCTGGGAAGTTACTACAGTCTGCTCATGCTGTAGAAAGAGAGTTTCAG GTTTTGAATGCATTAGGTGCTTATACACTTGTTCCGGTTCCTAAGGTTTTCTGTCTGTGCACTAATTCAGCAGTGATCGGAACTCCATTTTACATTATGGAGTACTTGGAAGGACGCATATTTATAGATCCTACACTACCT GGACTAGCTCCTATCAGAAAAAGGGCAATATATAGTGCTACAGCAAAAGCATTGGCTTCTCTTCATTCTGCTGATGTTGATGCCATTGGTCTGGGGAAGTATGGGCGTCGAGACAACTATTGCAAGCGTCAG GTTGATAGATGGGCAAAGCAATATCTTGCCTCAACTGGGGAGGGCAAGTCTCCAAGAAACCCAAAAATGTTAGAGCTGGTTAACTGGTTGCAGCAGCACATTCCTTCTGAAGATTCAGCCAGCAGAAAAGCAAGTCTAGTCCATGGTGACTTCCGAATTGATAATCTTGTATTTCATCCCATTGAG GATAAAGTGATTGGCATTCTTGACTGGGAGTTGTCCACTCTCGGAAACCAAATGTGTGATGTTGCATACAGCACCTTG CACTACTTGGTAGATTTTGATCTGGACAAGGTACATCAGCATAAAGGTATCGAAGCTACAGGAATTCCACAAGGAATTCCTTTACTGTCTGAATATCTAGCAGATTACTGCTCTGCTTCT GGAAAACCATGGCCTCTTGCTGAGTGGAAATTTTATGTTGCCTTTTCATTGTTCCGGGGGGCATCAATTCATGCAGGGCTGCATAGCAGATGGATCATG GGTAATGCTTCAGGTGGTAAGCGTGCTCAAAATTCAGGATTAAAAGCTGATGCTATTATAGAAGCAGCATGGTCTTATATTGAAAGGAAATCTGTTCTTCCACAGCACCCTGCATCTG ATAGATCTGCACAAGGTCAATTGGAGCATTTTAACGCTGGAAGTATAAATCAAAAGACATCAACTGGAGGCAGATTTGTTCCTAATTATAAGATTGTTGAGCTCAGAGATAGATTGATACAATTCATGGAGGATTATATATATCCAATGGAAAAAGAATTCTATAAACTTTCCAACACTTCCATGCGTTGGACTGTTCACCCGGAGGAGGAGAAGTTGAAGGAGATTGCTAAGCAACAAGGATTGTGGAACTTATGGTTACCT TTAGATAGTGCTTCTAGGGCAAGAAAAGTACTTTTTGATGGGAGTAATGACGACAAGGTGTTTGATCAGTTGCTGGGTGCAGGCCTTTCAAATCTCGAGTATGGTTACCTTTGCGAAATCATGGGTCGTTCAGTTTGGGCTCCACAAGTGTTTAATTGTGGGGCACCTGACACTGGAAATATGGAG GTGCTACTACGCTATGGCAACAAAGAGCAAATGCAAGAATGGCTTATTCCACTGCTCGAGGGAAAGATTCGCTCTGGTTTCGCAATGACTGAACCTCAAGTTGCATCTTCTGATGCAACCAACATTGAGTGTTCAATCGAAAG GCAAGGAGACTCATATATCGTCAATGGGAAAAAATGGTGGACTAGTGGAGCCATGGATCCTAGGTGCAAAATCCTTATAGTAATG GGAAAAACCGATTTTAATGCTCCTAAACATAAGCAGCAAACCATGATATTAGTAGATATCAGGAGTCCTGGAGTACAAGTAATTAGACCCCTCACTGTATTGGGTTTTGATGACGCACCTCATGGGCATGCAGAAGTATACTTTGAGAATGTTTGTGTGCCAGCAAAGAATGTTTTACTAGCAGAGGGCGGTGGTTTTGAAATTGCTCAG GGTAGGTTGGGTCCGGGAAGGTTGCACCATTGCATGAGACTAATTGGAGCTGCTGAACGTAGTGTGGAACTGATGGTTCTAAGAGCTCATCAAAGAAAAGCATTTGGAAAATTTATTGCTCAACATGGGTCCTTCCAGTCTGATCTTGCCAAG TGTCGTGTAGAGCTTGAAAAAACCAGATTATTAGTTCTGGAAGCTGCTGACCAGCTTGATCGAGTTGGCAACAAAAAAGCTCGTGGGATTCTTGCGATGGCCAAG GTAGCAGCACCAAACATGGCTTTAATGGTAATCGACATGGCAATGCAAGTCCATGGCGCAGCTGGTCTATCTGGCGACACTGTTCTATCCCACCTCTATGCTACAGCGAGAACTTTGAGAATTGCAGATGGTCCCGATGAAGTTCACCTGGGTACTATTGCAAAATTAGAACTACAGAGAGCAGCTAAGCTTTAA